In Candidatus Chlorohelix allophototropha, one DNA window encodes the following:
- a CDS encoding SUMF1/EgtB/PvdO family nonheme iron enzyme: MPDPAKLKVFLCHSSGDKPVIRELYRHLKAESWIDPWLDEEELLPGQPWQYAIEKALEESHIILVCLTPESVSKIGYVQAEIETALYYAKYMPEGLSNIIPLKLAECEIPRRLSRWQAARFYDERGREMLLEGLRFHAKNFRIALPETPSTPPVAAPNPAPPVSRVVEPKSAPPVIKAVEPKPASAPAKTEAERLFDEIANPKTIHTRRMAIGDRLSAIGDPRRGVGVRPDGIPDIAWLAVTPGGNLAIEKQTFEVQPFYIAQYQVTFAQFEAFVKAGDGYQNREWWQGFPKEYQPQTLKEQYQKGLSIPRDRMSWYQAVAFGRWLNKHMLGWQLTSSEDIGNPLIIGNNAQVRLPTEWEWQWAAQGGNQQREYPWGAWQEDYANTREARLRRAIAVGMYPQGAAACGADDMLGNVLEWCLNDYAALKNVALDNGQPKVLRGASYVNYGAYASCVLRKNYSPNLGGYSFGFRLVASSPIASL; the protein is encoded by the coding sequence ATGCCCGACCCTGCCAAACTGAAAGTGTTTCTGTGCCACTCCTCCGGGGATAAGCCCGTGATTCGCGAACTGTATCGCCACCTCAAAGCCGAAAGCTGGATTGACCCGTGGCTGGATGAGGAAGAACTGCTGCCCGGACAGCCGTGGCAGTACGCCATTGAAAAGGCATTGGAAGAAAGCCATATCATATTGGTGTGTCTTACACCTGAGTCGGTGTCAAAAATTGGCTATGTACAGGCAGAGATAGAAACCGCGCTATACTATGCCAAATATATGCCAGAAGGGCTGAGCAATATCATCCCCTTGAAACTGGCAGAGTGCGAAATTCCGCGAAGGTTGAGTCGGTGGCAAGCGGCGCGGTTCTATGATGAGCGTGGACGCGAAATGCTATTGGAAGGGTTGCGCTTCCATGCCAAGAATTTCCGCATCGCCCTACCCGAAACGCCTTCCACTCCGCCCGTTGCTGCCCCTAACCCTGCGCCACCCGTATCAAGGGTGGTTGAGCCAAAATCTGCCCCTCCCGTAATAAAGGCGGTTGAGCCAAAACCTGCGTCCGCGCCTGCCAAAACCGAAGCGGAACGCTTGTTCGATGAAATTGCAAACCCAAAAACCATACACACCCGCCGCATGGCTATTGGCGATAGGTTGAGCGCAATCGGCGACCCTCGGCGCGGGGTAGGCGTGCGCCCCGACGGTATCCCCGACATCGCGTGGCTGGCGGTTACGCCGGGCGGCAATCTGGCAATCGAAAAACAGACCTTTGAGGTACAACCCTTCTACATCGCGCAATACCAAGTAACCTTTGCGCAATTCGAAGCCTTTGTGAAAGCGGGGGACGGCTACCAGAACCGCGAGTGGTGGCAAGGTTTTCCGAAAGAGTATCAACCGCAAACGCTGAAAGAGCAATATCAAAAAGGCTTGAGCATACCGCGAGACAGGATGTCGTGGTATCAGGCGGTGGCGTTTGGGCGGTGGCTGAACAAACACATGTTGGGTTGGCAATTGACCAGTTCGGAAGATATAGGCAACCCTTTAATCATCGGCAATAACGCGCAGGTGCGTTTGCCAACCGAATGGGAATGGCAGTGGGCGGCGCAAGGGGGCAACCAGCAGCGTGAATATCCGTGGGGCGCATGGCAAGAGGACTACGCCAATACAAGGGAAGCACGATTGCGACGGGCGATTGCGGTGGGCATGTACCCGCAAGGGGCAGCAGCATGCGGGGCGGACGATATGCTTGGAAATGTATTGGAGTGGTGTCTTAATGACTATGCTGCCCTGAAAAATGTAGCGTTGGACAATGGTCAGCCGAAGGTGCTGCGGGGCGCGTCTTACGTCAACTATGGAGCTTATGCGTCCTGTGTGCTCCGCAAAAACTACAGCCCTAACCTCGGTGGCTACAGTTTTGGTTTTCGGTTGGTAGCGTCGTCTCCTATTGCGTCACTCTGA
- a CDS encoding protein kinase domain-containing protein, giving the protein MFVDELERPILGKYRVISTITSESFVFTYIANSTTQTVFIRAISATHPNFNPDYLVACLREYEISKQLVGNTVLIPVLEYGSTDDTHYFVYEFIEGDSLYEQIAISRNRPLNNQTITAVAKDICTALQVLHSNGLFHGDLNAKNVLLTKSKKAFLKSYGTSTTASEDENKLDADIYALGLILYRMATCQQYRPGKSQSALSLNRNLTPALSTIISATLNEFGEQRYYNLATLQEQLELGLDFDVSPEQLLEQLVRPATPPEIVEEPIEPELEEVVLAVAEAAPEVAAVEEAELAPEVVAEEPEPLETEAIELEPQEEAAELAEPELESEVAPEALEAEPTEEEAAPELEVVELVEEAELESEIAAEALEAEPTEEEAAPEAEVAELAEEAELAPEPESEIAAEEAVTPELEVVELVEEAELESEIAAEEAEPLEAEPTELEEAELESEVAAEEAVTPELEVAELVEEAELAPEIAAEEAEAFETEAEEAIESEVAELVEEAEALEIEAVELEPQEEAVEEPELAPELESEVAAEEPEPLETEAEETIEAEVAELVEEPELAPELESEVTAEEPEALEAETVELEEPELESEIAAEEAVTPELEVVELVEEAELESEVVAEEPEALEAEPTELEEAELESEVVAEEAEPLEIAAEMLELEEAELESEVAAEEAEAFETEAEEAIESEVAELVEEAEPLEIEAVEAEPQEEAAEESELEPEIAAEALEAEPEAEVAELVEEAELAPELESEVVAEPEALEAEEPELAPEIAAEEAEAFETEAEETIEAEVAELVEEGELAPELESEVVAEPEALEAETVELEESELEPEIAAEELEAEPTELEEAELAPVEAAEEPELEAEALETEAIELEPQEEAAEESELEPEIAAEELEAEPTELEEAELAPEPESEIAAEEPEFEPEVAAEELEAESEAEVVELVEEAELAPEIAAEELEAESEAEVAELVEEAVTPELEVVELVEEAELAPEVVAEPEALEAETVELEESEFESEVATEEPEALEAEPTELEEAELAPEPESEIAAEEAEPLETEAEETIEAEVAELVEEAELESEVVAEELETLEIEAVEAEPQEEAATELSEEEAFFAELELEIAAEKAEAARLAAELEELERALAAEEAVAPETIAEEEAEALETETEEAESALEEAELAPEEAEGATEALEVEAQAETPEEAYPIEEAAEEAVAPEIEPTQDAPTKVKIYEPLIEMDEADLYEALAKNTSGIAATLVTEPDAPTFEPPLETEPLMSAKIAPETKPLELKTSTMAINGWSSAYKSNVGGIQASQLEDKTNQVAQLDVPLILQHPGAPEAEKTVQQPTFSLHSLPLVVKIFILLFAGILLILLVTLAKAPVNTVKLVPNTTSTVNSSLTSLVSSLNIQGATFDTSQPRLERELRTNLPVLFADNFMPSYSPKWKLIDNKWNVVDSVFKTVDNRPGTLLLDIGAAPNFEVSLVSESFVYTKSLGLYFYVNGEPANGTLDTSKSYISVSFFNCLLYDINTKTDGKQILNTSVTTSYTYCNEETRYAKPIIIQLRDNALYIYTGSREYKLFKTDLPPGITVGKIGIVTGGVGISDIRIIGL; this is encoded by the coding sequence ATGTTTGTGGATGAATTAGAGCGACCAATATTAGGAAAATACAGAGTAATCAGCACTATTACCTCTGAATCTTTCGTTTTTACTTATATTGCTAACTCCACCACTCAAACAGTATTTATAAGAGCTATTTCCGCTACCCACCCGAATTTCAACCCCGATTATCTGGTTGCCTGCCTCCGTGAGTATGAAATCAGTAAACAACTTGTCGGTAACACCGTGCTTATTCCGGTGTTGGAATACGGCTCTACCGATGATACTCATTATTTTGTTTACGAATTTATTGAGGGCGATAGCCTTTACGAACAAATAGCTATCTCTCGCAATAGACCTCTCAATAATCAAACGATTACTGCGGTTGCTAAGGATATATGCACCGCTCTGCAAGTTTTGCATTCAAACGGGCTGTTTCATGGGGATTTGAATGCCAAAAATGTTTTACTTACCAAATCAAAAAAAGCTTTTCTTAAAAGCTATGGCACCAGCACAACCGCCTCAGAAGATGAGAATAAACTTGATGCCGATATTTATGCGTTGGGTTTAATCCTTTATAGGATGGCGACTTGCCAGCAATATCGTCCCGGAAAGTCCCAATCGGCGCTCTCCCTCAATCGTAACCTAACCCCGGCGTTGAGTACCATAATCTCGGCTACGCTCAACGAGTTCGGAGAGCAGCGTTATTATAATCTTGCCACCTTGCAAGAGCAGCTTGAGTTGGGGTTAGATTTCGATGTTAGCCCTGAACAACTTCTTGAGCAGTTGGTTAGACCTGCCACCCCACCTGAGATTGTTGAAGAACCCATCGAGCCTGAGCTTGAAGAAGTGGTTTTAGCTGTGGCTGAAGCTGCACCGGAGGTCGCTGCAGTAGAAGAAGCCGAGCTTGCGCCTGAAGTAGTGGCAGAAGAGCCTGAACCTCTTGAGACCGAAGCGATAGAACTAGAACCGCAAGAAGAAGCGGCAGAACTGGCAGAGCCTGAGCTTGAATCGGAAGTAGCGCCGGAAGCATTAGAAGCTGAACCGACAGAAGAAGAAGCTGCACCTGAACTCGAAGTCGTAGAGTTGGTAGAAGAGGCTGAGCTTGAATCGGAAATAGCGGCGGAAGCATTAGAAGCTGAACCGACAGAAGAAGAAGCTGCACCAGAAGCCGAAGTCGCTGAGTTGGCAGAAGAGGCTGAGCTTGCGCCTGAGCCTGAATCGGAAATAGCGGCGGAAGAGGCTGTAACACCTGAACTCGAAGTCGTAGAGTTGGTAGAAGAGGCTGAGCTTGAATCGGAAATAGCAGCGGAAGAAGCTGAACCTCTTGAAGCAGAACCGACAGAACTAGAAGAGGCTGAGCTTGAATCGGAAGTAGCGGCGGAAGAGGCTGTAACACCTGAACTCGAAGTCGCTGAATTGGTAGAAGAGGCTGAGCTTGCGCCAGAAATAGCAGCGGAAGAGGCGGAAGCTTTTGAGACCGAAGCTGAAGAGGCGATAGAATCCGAAGTCGCAGAGTTGGTAGAAGAAGCTGAAGCTCTTGAGATCGAAGCGGTAGAACTAGAACCGCAAGAAGAAGCGGTAGAAGAGCCTGAGCTTGCGCCTGAGCTTGAATCGGAAGTAGCGGCGGAAGAGCCTGAACCTCTTGAGACCGAAGCCGAAGAGACGATAGAAGCCGAAGTCGCTGAATTGGTAGAAGAGCCTGAGCTTGCGCCTGAGCTTGAATCGGAAGTAACAGCAGAAGAACCGGAAGCTCTTGAAGCTGAAACCGTAGAACTAGAAGAGCCTGAGCTTGAATCGGAAATAGCGGCAGAAGAGGCTGTAACACCTGAACTCGAAGTCGTGGAGTTGGTAGAAGAGGCTGAGCTTGAATCGGAAGTAGTGGCGGAAGAGCCTGAAGCTCTTGAAGCAGAACCGACAGAACTAGAAGAGGCTGAGCTTGAATCGGAAGTAGTGGCGGAAGAGGCTGAACCTCTTGAGATCGCAGCCGAAATGTTAGAACTGGAAGAGGCTGAGCTTGAATCGGAAGTAGCAGCGGAAGAGGCGGAAGCTTTTGAGACCGAAGCTGAAGAGGCGATAGAATCCGAAGTCGCTGAATTGGTAGAAGAAGCTGAACCTCTTGAGATCGAAGCGGTAGAAGCAGAACCGCAAGAAGAAGCGGCAGAAGAATCTGAACTTGAGCCAGAAATAGCAGCGGAAGCATTAGAAGCTGAACCAGAAGCCGAAGTCGCTGAGTTGGTGGAAGAGGCTGAGCTTGCGCCTGAGCTTGAATCGGAAGTAGTGGCTGAACCTGAAGCTCTTGAAGCTGAAGAGCCTGAGCTTGCGCCAGAAATAGCAGCGGAAGAGGCGGAAGCTTTTGAGACCGAAGCTGAAGAGACGATAGAAGCCGAAGTCGCTGAGTTGGTAGAAGAGGGTGAGCTTGCGCCTGAGCTTGAATCGGAAGTAGTGGCTGAACCTGAAGCTCTTGAAGCTGAAACTGTAGAACTAGAAGAATCTGAACTTGAGCCAGAAATAGCAGCGGAAGAATTAGAAGCAGAACCGACAGAACTAGAAGAGGCTGAGCTTGCACCAGTAGAAGCGGCAGAAGAGCCTGAACTTGAAGCTGAAGCTCTTGAGACCGAAGCGATAGAACTAGAACCGCAAGAAGAAGCGGCAGAAGAATCTGAACTTGAGCCAGAAATAGCAGCGGAAGAATTAGAAGCAGAACCGACAGAACTAGAAGAGGCTGAGCTTGCGCCTGAGCCTGAATCGGAAATAGCGGCGGAAGAACCTGAGTTTGAGCCGGAAGTAGCGGCGGAAGAATTAGAAGCTGAATCAGAAGCCGAAGTCGTTGAGTTGGTAGAAGAGGCTGAGCTTGCGCCAGAAATAGCGGCGGAAGAATTAGAAGCTGAATCAGAAGCCGAAGTCGCTGAATTGGTAGAAGAGGCTGTAACACCTGAACTCGAAGTCGTTGAGTTGGTAGAAGAGGCTGAGCTTGCGCCGGAAGTAGTGGCTGAACCGGAAGCTCTTGAAGCTGAAACTGTAGAACTAGAAGAATCTGAATTTGAATCGGAAGTAGCAACGGAAGAGCCTGAAGCTCTTGAAGCAGAACCGACAGAACTAGAAGAGGCTGAGCTTGCGCCTGAGCCTGAATCGGAAATAGCGGCAGAAGAGGCTGAACCTCTTGAGACCGAAGCTGAAGAGACGATAGAAGCCGAAGTCGCTGAGTTGGTAGAAGAGGCTGAGCTTGAATCGGAAGTAGTGGCGGAAGAGCTTGAAACTCTTGAGATCGAAGCGGTAGAAGCAGAACCGCAAGAAGAAGCGGCGACAGAGCTATCAGAGGAAGAAGCGTTTTTTGCAGAGCTTGAGCTGGAAATAGCAGCAGAAAAGGCTGAAGCCGCAAGGTTGGCGGCAGAGTTAGAAGAGTTAGAGCGGGCGTTAGCAGCGGAAGAGGCTGTAGCCCCTGAAACCATCGCTGAGGAAGAAGCCGAAGCTCTTGAAACCGAAACCGAAGAGGCAGAGTCAGCATTGGAAGAGGCTGAGCTTGCGCCGGAAGAGGCGGAGGGAGCTACCGAAGCGCTAGAGGTCGAAGCGCAAGCAGAAACGCCAGAGGAAGCCTATCCGATTGAGGAAGCGGCAGAAGAGGCTGTAGCGCCGGAAATCGAACCTACACAGGATGCGCCTACAAAAGTGAAAATCTATGAACCGCTTATAGAAATGGATGAAGCTGATCTGTATGAAGCACTGGCGAAAAACACTTCGGGAATTGCGGCAACGCTAGTTACAGAACCAGATGCGCCCACTTTTGAGCCTCCGCTTGAAACTGAGCCGCTTATGAGCGCAAAAATTGCGCCTGAAACGAAACCGTTGGAGCTTAAGACTTCTACAATGGCAATAAACGGTTGGTCTTCGGCATACAAGAGCAACGTTGGAGGGATACAAGCTTCTCAGCTAGAAGATAAAACCAATCAGGTTGCCCAACTTGATGTTCCGCTCATTCTGCAACATCCGGGTGCGCCTGAAGCTGAAAAAACCGTACAACAACCCACATTCAGTTTACACTCCTTACCGCTGGTTGTTAAAATCTTCATCCTGTTATTTGCGGGTATATTGCTGATATTGCTGGTTACTCTAGCAAAAGCGCCGGTTAATACGGTTAAGCTCGTTCCCAATACCACCTCGACTGTCAATTCATCTCTTACCTCGTTGGTGAGCAGTTTGAATATTCAAGGGGCTACTTTTGATACCTCGCAACCCCGACTTGAGCGAGAGCTTAGAACCAATCTGCCGGTCTTATTCGCTGATAACTTCATGCCTAGCTATAGCCCCAAGTGGAAACTGATCGATAACAAATGGAACGTGGTAGACAGCGTATTCAAGACGGTAGATAATCGCCCCGGCACGTTGCTGCTCGATATAGGGGCGGCTCCGAATTTTGAAGTATCGCTGGTGTCGGAATCATTCGTATATACCAAATCGCTTGGCTTGTACTTCTATGTTAATGGCGAACCCGCTAACGGAACACTCGACACTTCCAAAAGCTACATCAGCGTTTCTTTCTTTAACTGTTTGTTATACGATATAAATACAAAAACCGATGGCAAACAGATATTGAATACCAGCGTTACAACAAGCTATACCTATTGTAACGAGGAAACCCGTTACGCCAAACCTATCATAATTCAGCTTAGGGATAATGCCCTTTATATCTATACAGGCAGTCGTGAATACAAATTGTTCAAAACCGATTTACCGCCGGGAATTACTGTGGGTAAAATTGGAATCGTAACAGGTGGCGTTGGCATCTCCGATATTCGAATTATCGGACTCTAG
- a CDS encoding PAS domain S-box protein: MPHLPVATNPDATYSDIFNSAPTSMFIINRDFTLAALNNRATERTKLALGYVPTLGIDVRPILAKIGITNFEKHLLEAYAGKLITLEQPYNNPEVSWKWLEINYIPVKNPEGLIFTVCFSVLDISRRKYAEEALAKSVSINLALIKAIPDILLRIDRNGNFVNYQAETTSNSSVDATLQAKLVENALAYIELTLNSGKTQVFDSELEVEGNHRFFETRLLMNTENEVLAIVRDVTERKTVERTLLESEQRYRLLAENTIDIVVALSKDGEYLYASPSCEKVLGYTSEELKQHWEQELVHPDELPLMAAAIKYNRLTRANYETVVIRLRHKQGHYLWFEIGGQMGFSEKTGEAENIIVTLRDVTARKSAEAALQFRHDYEKLVANISSNLMRASFENIDTEINFALATIGQFLGVDRCQIYYYSNVENEIFRNYEWCEEGITALGVGSKHSADLWAIERIKNGEVIRLDSLADLPEEASSFRALLEKAVIQSMVQLPMRVDHGVIGFINFETITRQKVWSDDDIVLLRVIAEVFASAFKRRETEHALIEQRDFARLVMDNMGHGLAVSWKVENLEYINPALAQMTGFSVEEMRGKTPLDYTHPDDHKVLLEARWQWLNGKTTTNEVRMITKDGSEKFVSITGTPFFNNDKLEGVIAVITDLTERRKAEEALRNSEQLLRTVVSNAPLILFAFDTNGKLTFVDGKGLSYFNIDPKMLVGQHAPSVRTDISKYLLDKFTGLVTRALHGEIVQSVTKIGERYFEGVYTPVRDTEGRITGVICVSFDVTQRVIAEEELTKNLKTERELSQQKSLFITTASHEFRTPLTIINSSAQLLEYYGHKWTDERKQELYQRIYLSVVNMTELLDDVLLLNKADAGKLEFNPVEMDFSQFCATMLEEIQLGIGTKHQFDLQIEPAPVLLQGDSKLLRQIISNLLTNAIKYSAEGSTVHFRLGYETNQVSVEIEDEGIGIPPEGLKHLFDVFYRAKNVSSIEGTGLGMPIVKKCLDTHKGRIEVESELNKGTLYRVWIPLG; this comes from the coding sequence ATGCCACATCTTCCAGTTGCCACAAACCCGGATGCTACCTACAGCGATATTTTCAATAGCGCCCCTACTTCTATGTTTATTATTAACCGGGATTTCACGCTCGCCGCGCTTAACAACCGCGCAACTGAACGTACCAAGTTGGCATTGGGCTACGTTCCGACGCTCGGCATAGATGTCCGACCTATCTTAGCAAAGATAGGAATCACGAATTTTGAAAAACATTTGCTAGAAGCCTACGCCGGGAAGCTCATTACCTTGGAACAGCCTTACAATAACCCAGAAGTTAGCTGGAAATGGCTAGAAATCAACTATATCCCGGTAAAAAATCCAGAAGGATTAATTTTTACAGTCTGCTTTTCTGTGCTGGATATTTCGCGACGTAAATATGCAGAAGAGGCATTGGCTAAGAGTGTTTCCATCAACCTCGCTTTAATTAAGGCAATCCCGGATATACTTTTACGCATAGACCGAAATGGAAACTTTGTAAATTATCAGGCTGAGACCACTAGTAATAGCAGCGTGGATGCAACCTTACAAGCGAAATTGGTTGAGAATGCACTGGCATATATAGAGCTAACCCTGAATAGCGGCAAAACCCAAGTGTTTGATAGCGAACTAGAGGTTGAAGGTAACCACAGATTTTTTGAAACCCGACTGCTGATGAACACCGAAAATGAAGTGCTGGCAATTGTGCGGGATGTTACCGAGCGCAAAACGGTAGAAAGAACTTTGCTCGAAAGCGAACAGCGCTATCGCTTGTTGGCGGAAAACACCATTGATATAGTCGTAGCGTTATCAAAAGATGGGGAATACCTCTATGCCTCCCCCTCATGTGAAAAGGTCTTGGGCTACACTTCGGAAGAGTTAAAACAACATTGGGAGCAGGAATTGGTGCATCCCGATGAACTACCTCTTATGGCTGCCGCAATAAAATATAACCGACTAACACGCGCTAACTACGAAACGGTAGTAATCCGACTTCGCCATAAGCAGGGGCATTATCTCTGGTTTGAAATTGGGGGGCAAATGGGCTTTTCGGAAAAAACCGGAGAAGCAGAGAACATAATTGTTACCTTGCGCGATGTAACTGCGCGTAAGAGTGCAGAAGCAGCCTTGCAATTCCGGCATGATTATGAAAAGCTGGTTGCCAATATCTCGTCTAATCTAATGCGCGCCAGTTTCGAAAACATCGACACTGAGATAAACTTTGCGCTTGCCACTATCGGTCAGTTTCTCGGTGTAGATCGCTGCCAAATTTATTATTACTCCAATGTTGAGAATGAAATCTTCAGAAACTACGAATGGTGCGAGGAAGGTATAACCGCGCTCGGTGTAGGTAGTAAACATTCCGCGGATTTGTGGGCAATAGAGCGCATCAAAAATGGGGAAGTTATACGATTGGACTCTCTGGCAGATCTGCCCGAAGAAGCAAGCTCGTTCCGTGCCTTACTTGAAAAAGCGGTTATCCAATCTATGGTGCAACTTCCTATGCGGGTGGATCATGGGGTTATCGGCTTTATCAACTTTGAAACCATAACCCGGCAAAAGGTTTGGAGTGATGACGATATTGTGTTGCTCAGAGTAATAGCCGAGGTTTTTGCCAGCGCATTTAAACGCCGTGAAACTGAGCACGCCCTGATAGAACAACGTGACTTCGCGCGGTTGGTGATGGACAATATGGGGCATGGACTCGCTGTTTCTTGGAAGGTGGAAAATCTTGAATATATTAATCCGGCTTTAGCCCAAATGACCGGTTTCTCTGTTGAAGAAATGAGGGGTAAAACCCCGCTCGATTATACCCACCCAGACGACCATAAGGTGCTGTTGGAGGCACGTTGGCAATGGCTCAATGGCAAAACCACCACAAATGAAGTTCGTATGATAACCAAAGACGGGTCGGAGAAATTTGTTTCCATCACCGGAACGCCCTTCTTTAATAATGACAAACTGGAAGGGGTAATCGCTGTTATCACCGACCTAACCGAACGCCGCAAAGCCGAAGAAGCCTTGCGAAATAGCGAGCAGCTTTTGAGAACGGTGGTTTCAAACGCGCCACTGATTCTGTTCGCCTTTGATACCAACGGTAAGCTCACTTTTGTGGATGGCAAGGGGCTTTCCTACTTCAATATTGATCCCAAAATGCTTGTTGGGCAACATGCGCCGAGCGTGCGAACAGACATTAGCAAATATCTATTGGATAAATTCACCGGGCTTGTAACACGCGCCCTGCACGGGGAAATTGTTCAGAGCGTCACAAAAATAGGAGAACGCTACTTTGAGGGAGTATATACGCCCGTTAGGGATACAGAGGGGCGGATAACCGGCGTAATCTGCGTAAGTTTCGATGTTACCCAACGGGTGATAGCCGAGGAAGAACTAACAAAGAATCTCAAAACCGAACGGGAACTGAGCCAACAAAAATCGCTCTTTATCACCACCGCTTCGCACGAGTTCCGCACCCCGCTTACCATTATCAACTCATCAGCGCAATTGCTGGAATATTACGGGCATAAGTGGACAGATGAACGCAAGCAGGAATTATACCAGCGCATTTATCTTTCAGTGGTAAATATGACCGAGCTTTTGGATGATGTGCTGCTGTTAAATAAAGCCGATGCCGGGAAGCTAGAATTCAATCCGGTTGAGATGGATTTCAGCCAGTTTTGCGCCACGATGTTGGAGGAGATTCAGCTTGGAATTGGCACAAAACATCAATTTGACCTGCAAATTGAACCTGCTCCGGTATTGCTACAAGGCGATTCCAAACTACTCCGGCAAATTATCTCGAACCTGTTGACCAACGCCATCAAGTATTCGGCGGAAGGAAGCACGGTTCATTTCAGGTTAGGTTACGAAACAAATCAGGTTAGTGTAGAAATCGAGGATGAAGGCATCGGGATACCCCCGGAAGGTTTGAAACATCTTTTTGATGTATTCTATCGTGCGAAAAATGTTTCCAGCATCGAGGGAACCGGGTTGGGTATGCCGATTGTAAAGAAATGTTTGGACACACACAAAGGCAGAATAGAAGTAGAAAGCGAACTGAACAAAGGCACGCTCTACCGCGTGTGGATACCGTTGGGGTAA
- a CDS encoding MFS transporter yields MKKSPLMIVFMTVLLNLIGFGMVIPLLPFYAMHFGADAFTVGSLTATFSLSQLIFTPVMGTWSDRIGRRPIILLGLLVNAFAFAVTGVAGALWVLFVGRAINGFGSSSMGAASAYIADVTTPENRSKGMGMLGAAYGLGFVIGPAIGGTLGSINQSLPFYVAAVLTIINFGLGWFMLPESLSPELRKVASLSKRDSNPLSVLQNIYRALQRAELRLPILMFFFFNVAFTGFEVLMPLFAQRRYNFTSQDYGYLFAYMGVLVIIMQGGFVGVVVKRLGDYKTLRLGLLILAISMVFIPLGNILPLVFFVLFFLAIGQGIATPTSTAVISITSGAQEQGEILGISQGVGSLARMLGPLAVGFIFNTFGEVVPFMCCSVVMLLALGLAMSLRTAAKPADVPEKAGALEY; encoded by the coding sequence ATGAAAAAATCGCCGTTGATGATTGTTTTTATGACCGTGCTGCTGAACTTGATCGGTTTTGGCATGGTCATCCCGTTGCTACCGTTCTATGCCATGCACTTTGGCGCAGATGCGTTTACTGTCGGTTCGCTCACTGCCACCTTCTCTCTGAGCCAGCTAATTTTTACCCCGGTGATGGGGACGTGGTCGGATCGCATCGGGCGAAGACCTATTATTCTGCTTGGCTTGTTGGTAAATGCCTTCGCCTTTGCGGTAACGGGCGTAGCTGGGGCGTTGTGGGTGCTGTTTGTTGGACGCGCCATCAACGGCTTCGGCTCATCCTCGATGGGGGCAGCCAGCGCGTATATCGCCGATGTCACCACCCCGGAGAACCGCTCGAAGGGCATGGGCATGCTCGGTGCGGCATACGGGCTTGGCTTTGTCATCGGGCCCGCGATTGGCGGTACGCTCGGCAGCATCAACCAATCTCTACCCTTCTATGTGGCGGCGGTTCTAACTATTATTAACTTTGGGTTGGGCTGGTTCATGCTGCCCGAATCGCTTTCGCCAGAACTGCGCAAGGTTGCCAGCCTCAGCAAGCGCGACAGCAACCCCTTAAGCGTGTTGCAGAACATCTATCGCGCTTTGCAACGAGCGGAATTGCGCCTTCCCATCTTGATGTTTTTCTTCTTCAACGTAGCCTTTACCGGTTTCGAAGTCTTGATGCCGCTATTCGCGCAACGCCGCTACAATTTTACCAGCCAAGATTACGGCTACCTTTTCGCCTATATGGGCGTGTTGGTGATAATCATGCAAGGCGGTTTTGTGGGCGTGGTGGTCAAACGCTTAGGCGATTACAAAACGCTGCGGTTGGGCTTGCTGATTCTGGCAATTTCGATGGTCTTTATCCCGCTCGGCAACATCTTGCCGCTGGTCTTTTTCGTGCTATTCTTTCTGGCAATCGGGCAGGGCATTGCCACTCCCACCAGCACCGCCGTCATCTCCATTACCAGCGGCGCACAGGAACAGGGCGAAATTCTGGGCATCTCGCAGGGGGTGGGCAGTCTCGCGCGTATGCTCGGCCCGTTAGCAGTCGGCTTCATCTTCAACACCTTTGGCGAGGTCGTGCCGTTTATGTGCTGTAGCGTGGTAATGCTGCTGGCGTTAGGGTTGGCGATGTCGTTGCGGACAGCCGCAAAACCCGCCGATGTGCCGGAGAAAGCGGGCGCGCTGGAGTATTAA